A window of Streptomyces sp. SAI-127 contains these coding sequences:
- a CDS encoding acyl-CoA dehydrogenase family protein produces the protein MSAKPLQDPLELFDIASVLTDEEREIQATVARFLADRVRPHIGEWFENAHFARELAPELGKLGVLGMHLEGYGCAGTNAVSYGLACLELEAADSGFRSFVSVQGSLSMFSIWKWGSEEQKLEWLPRLAAGEAIGCFGLTEPDFGSNPSGMRTKAVREGGDWILNGSKMWITNGGIADVATVWAQTEEGIRGFLVPRGTPGFTTQDIKQKMSLRASVTSELYFDNVRLPDSARLPLAEGLRGPLSCLNEARFGILFGAVGAARDSIQAAIDYADSRVQFDKPISAFQLTQKKLADMTVSVGNAALLAVHLGRLKDQHRIRPEQISVGKLNNVREAIAIARECRTVLGANGISLEYSPLRHANNLESVLTYEGTSEMHTLVVGQAITGYPAFR, from the coding sequence ATGAGCGCCAAGCCGCTGCAGGACCCCCTCGAACTGTTCGACATCGCCTCCGTCCTCACCGACGAGGAGCGCGAGATCCAGGCCACCGTCGCCAGGTTCCTCGCGGACCGGGTCCGCCCGCACATCGGCGAGTGGTTCGAGAACGCCCACTTCGCTCGCGAACTCGCCCCGGAACTCGGCAAGTTGGGCGTTCTCGGCATGCACCTCGAAGGGTACGGCTGCGCCGGCACGAACGCCGTCAGCTACGGGCTGGCCTGTCTGGAGCTGGAAGCGGCGGACTCCGGCTTCCGCAGCTTCGTCTCCGTGCAGGGCTCGCTGTCGATGTTCTCCATCTGGAAGTGGGGTTCGGAGGAGCAGAAGCTCGAGTGGCTGCCGCGGCTGGCCGCCGGTGAGGCGATCGGCTGCTTCGGTCTGACCGAGCCCGACTTCGGCAGCAACCCGTCCGGGATGCGTACCAAGGCCGTCCGCGAGGGCGGTGACTGGATCCTGAACGGCTCCAAGATGTGGATCACCAACGGCGGCATCGCCGACGTGGCCACCGTCTGGGCGCAGACCGAGGAGGGCATTCGCGGCTTCCTCGTGCCGCGCGGGACGCCCGGCTTCACCACCCAGGACATCAAGCAGAAGATGTCGCTGCGGGCGTCCGTCACCTCGGAGCTGTACTTCGACAACGTACGGCTGCCCGACTCGGCGCGGCTGCCGCTCGCGGAGGGCCTGCGAGGCCCGCTGTCCTGTCTCAACGAGGCCCGCTTCGGCATTCTGTTCGGCGCGGTCGGCGCCGCCCGCGACTCGATCCAGGCGGCCATCGACTACGCCGACTCCCGGGTCCAGTTCGACAAGCCGATCAGCGCCTTCCAGCTCACGCAGAAGAAGCTCGCCGACATGACCGTGTCCGTGGGCAATGCCGCGCTGCTCGCCGTGCACCTGGGCCGCCTGAAGGACCAGCACCGCATCCGGCCCGAGCAGATCAGCGTCGGCAAGCTCAACAACGTGCGGGAGGCGATCGCGATCGCGCGGGAGTGCCGCACCGTCCTCGGCGCCAACGGCATCTCCCTGGAGTACTCGCCGCTGCGCCACGCCAACAACCTGGAGTCCGTCCTCACCTACGAAGGCACCAGCGAGATGCACACGCTGGTCGTCGGCCAGGCGATCACCGGCTACCCGGCGTTCCGCTGA